A DNA window from Agarivorans sp. TSD2052 contains the following coding sequences:
- the ftsE gene encoding cell division ATP-binding protein FtsE, with the protein MIRFEQVSKIYPGSQRALQKVSFHLEQGQMAFLTGHSGAGKSTLLKLITAMERPSDGQVWVNGDDISRLSHRKIPYLRRQMGVIFQDHKLLMDRTVFDNVALPLVIEGYGMSNIKRRVAAALDKVGLLDKAHCTPVMLSGGEQQRVGIARAVVNKPAILIADEPTGNLDPALSLEIFRLFEEFNRVGVAVLIASHDLSLIAKLHYQRLVLKNGQLLNPTTQSTEFTQ; encoded by the coding sequence ATGATCCGTTTTGAGCAAGTGAGTAAAATTTACCCCGGTAGTCAACGGGCTTTGCAAAAGGTGTCCTTTCATCTTGAGCAAGGTCAAATGGCCTTTTTAACTGGCCATTCAGGGGCTGGAAAAAGTACCTTGCTCAAATTGATCACTGCCATGGAGCGTCCTAGCGATGGCCAGGTATGGGTTAATGGCGACGATATTAGTCGCTTGTCTCATCGCAAAATCCCTTACTTGCGCCGGCAAATGGGGGTGATATTTCAAGACCACAAATTGCTGATGGATCGCACCGTATTTGACAACGTTGCATTGCCCTTAGTGATCGAGGGTTACGGCATGAGCAATATTAAGCGCCGTGTGGCAGCGGCCTTAGATAAAGTGGGTTTATTAGATAAAGCCCACTGCACACCGGTAATGTTATCCGGTGGTGAACAGCAACGTGTAGGCATTGCCCGAGCAGTAGTGAATAAACCCGCGATATTAATTGCCGATGAACCCACCGGTAACCTTGATCCAGCGCTTTCCTTAGAAATATTTCGTTTGTTTGAAGAGTTTAACCGAGTAGGGGTGGCGGTGTTAATTGCTAGTCACGATCTTAGTTTAATTGCCAAATTGCATTATCAACGCTTGGTGTTGAAGAACGGTCAGTTGCTTAACCCTACCACTCAAAGTACGGAGTTTACGCAATGA
- the ftsX gene encoding permease-like cell division protein FtsX, producing the protein MMGAKPQVKVALPMRFVMFWVRHLQQCIASLGELWRTPASSLLTLAVIGVCLALPASFYLATKNIQQLTSYWQSDAQISLFLTQDIKPKQRDLLQQNIADMEQVARVELISKQQGLLEFQENSGFEDVLALLPENPLPDVLLVLPSQEFSSASAAKNLLDSLQKHNLVDEGRLDIEWLQRLDTIVSMLQQSAWLLILLLLSAVALIVSNTLRLNILNRRSEIEVMKLVGATDSFIQRPFLYTGFWFGLIGGLLAWVLGNVLLIWTEYALQQIGVLYQQDIYLAGLSANEFGALMLFSTLLGLVASWFSVHQHIKEIEPS; encoded by the coding sequence ATGATGGGCGCAAAACCTCAAGTTAAAGTTGCCCTACCAATGCGCTTTGTGATGTTTTGGGTTAGGCATTTGCAGCAGTGTATCGCCAGTTTAGGCGAGTTGTGGCGTACACCTGCTAGCTCTTTACTAACCTTAGCGGTGATTGGTGTTTGTTTAGCCTTACCTGCCAGCTTTTATCTGGCGACTAAAAATATCCAGCAGTTGACGAGCTACTGGCAAAGTGACGCTCAAATTAGCTTATTTCTAACACAAGATATCAAGCCAAAACAGCGAGACTTGTTACAGCAAAATATTGCAGATATGGAGCAAGTAGCCCGAGTCGAGTTAATAAGTAAACAGCAAGGTTTATTAGAATTTCAAGAGAACAGTGGTTTTGAGGATGTGCTGGCCTTGCTGCCTGAAAACCCTCTTCCTGATGTTTTACTGGTATTACCTAGCCAAGAATTTAGTAGTGCTAGTGCTGCCAAAAACCTGCTTGATAGCTTACAAAAACATAATTTGGTAGATGAAGGGCGTCTGGATATTGAGTGGCTACAGCGCTTAGATACTATCGTTAGCATGTTGCAGCAGTCGGCGTGGCTACTCATCTTATTGCTGTTAAGTGCGGTTGCCTTAATTGTTAGCAATACCTTGCGGCTCAATATTTTGAACCGCCGAAGCGAAATTGAAGTGATGAAATTGGTGGGTGCTACCGATTCGTTTATTCAACGCCCTTTTTTATATACCGGTTTTTGGTTTGGCTTAATTGGTGGTTTGTTAGCTTGGGTACTGGGTAATGTATTGTTAATTTGGACTGAATACGCCTTGCAACAAATCGGCGTGCTCTACCAACAAGACATCTATTTAGCGGGCCTATCCGCCAACGAATTTGGCGCATTGATGCTATTTTCAACCTTGCTTGGCCTCGTTGCCTCTTGGTTTTCGGTTCACCAACATATAAAAGAGATAGAGCCGAGCTAG
- a CDS encoding DUF1145 domain-containing protein — protein MFITIGKIFMVLMWLAMLVSPVIFLPPYNWILPLVGMFLLLLHGVQLLAIRGTLMEAGVLKKGDNLQILLFGFFAMWQIHKRMTGKSS, from the coding sequence ATGTTTATCACTATAGGTAAAATTTTCATGGTATTAATGTGGCTTGCCATGCTAGTTAGCCCAGTTATTTTCTTGCCACCTTATAACTGGATCCTGCCTTTAGTCGGCATGTTTTTATTGTTGTTACATGGCGTACAGCTGTTAGCGATTCGCGGTACACTGATGGAGGCTGGGGTATTAAAAAAAGGCGACAATTTGCAAATATTGCTATTTGGTTTTTTTGCCATGTGGCAAATACATAAACGTATGACAGGAAAGTCCTCTTGA
- a CDS encoding NarK family nitrate/nitrite MFS transporter, with protein MSVERFNLFAFSGKMKILHMSWMAFFITFLVWFNHAPLMASIAASLGLTSSQIKTLLILNVALTIPARIVIGMFTDRFGPRITYSTLLAVCSIPCFMFALADSFEQAAIARFLLGFIGAGFVVGIRMVSEWFPAKELGTAEGIYGGWGNFGSAAAAMLLPTLAVLFGGDDGWRYAVGLTGLISLLFSVVFFKNVSDTPKGSTYFKPKNVGAMEVTTKADFVLLLVMKVPMYATLALLAWKLSPAGVSMLSQEVVFSCYAGLVALYALDFWKTYQVNKTIFVKAVPKIEQYKFKQVAVLNVLYFATFGSELAVVSMLPLFFSDVFELDMVYAGLLASAYAFMNLASRPGGGWISDRVGRKKTLLVLTAGLALGYFGMGQIDGTWPLFLAVAMAMACSFFVQAGEGAVFAAVPLIKRRLTGQIAGMTGAYGNVGAVFYLTVLSLVDYQTFFYVIGATAVLGFFALLLLEEPKGTIAEVGPDGEVTLINVS; from the coding sequence ATGAGTGTAGAACGCTTTAACCTATTCGCTTTTAGCGGAAAAATGAAGATCCTCCATATGAGCTGGATGGCCTTTTTCATTACCTTCTTAGTATGGTTTAACCATGCCCCATTAATGGCCAGTATTGCAGCAAGCCTTGGGTTAACATCTAGCCAAATTAAAACCTTATTAATTTTAAACGTAGCCTTAACGATTCCAGCACGGATCGTTATTGGTATGTTTACCGACCGCTTTGGACCTCGAATTACCTACTCGACCTTATTGGCGGTATGTTCCATTCCTTGTTTCATGTTTGCCTTAGCCGACAGCTTTGAGCAAGCGGCCATTGCACGCTTTTTGTTGGGCTTTATTGGTGCGGGTTTTGTGGTGGGCATCCGCATGGTCTCTGAATGGTTCCCCGCTAAAGAACTAGGCACCGCCGAAGGTATTTATGGCGGCTGGGGTAACTTTGGTAGTGCGGCCGCAGCCATGTTATTGCCCACACTAGCGGTGCTATTTGGTGGTGATGATGGCTGGCGTTATGCGGTTGGCTTAACCGGCTTAATCAGTTTGTTATTCAGTGTCGTGTTTTTCAAAAATGTCAGTGATACCCCTAAAGGTTCTACCTACTTCAAACCCAAAAATGTTGGCGCGATGGAAGTCACCACCAAGGCTGACTTTGTATTGCTATTGGTAATGAAGGTACCGATGTACGCCACCCTTGCGTTACTCGCCTGGAAGCTCTCTCCAGCCGGTGTAAGTATGTTAAGCCAAGAAGTAGTGTTTAGCTGCTATGCAGGTTTAGTTGCTTTGTATGCCTTAGATTTTTGGAAAACGTATCAAGTAAACAAGACCATCTTTGTTAAAGCAGTGCCGAAGATTGAGCAATACAAATTCAAGCAAGTGGCGGTACTTAACGTACTGTACTTCGCGACCTTTGGCTCTGAATTAGCGGTAGTGTCAATGCTGCCATTGTTCTTTAGCGATGTATTTGAACTAGACATGGTTTACGCAGGATTATTAGCCTCAGCCTATGCTTTCATGAACTTAGCATCTCGCCCAGGTGGCGGTTGGATATCTGACCGAGTGGGCCGTAAGAAAACCTTATTAGTACTCACCGCGGGGTTAGCGCTTGGCTACTTTGGCATGGGCCAAATTGACGGTACTTGGCCACTGTTTTTAGCGGTAGCTATGGCAATGGCGTGTTCATTCTTTGTTCAAGCAGGTGAAGGCGCTGTATTTGCCGCTGTCCCTTTAATTAAGCGCCGTTTAACTGGCCAAATTGCCGGCATGACAGGGGCTTATGGTAACGTGGGGGCAGTATTTTACCTAACCGTACTAAGCTTGGTTGACTATCAAACCTTTTTCTACGTTATTGGCGCAACCGCAGTACTCGGCTTTTTTGCCTTACTGCTCCTGGAAGAACCTAAAGGCACCATTGCTGAAGTAGGCCCTGATGGTGAAGTCACGCTCATCAACGTAAGCTAA
- a CDS encoding bifunctional protein-serine/threonine kinase/phosphatase: MQQEQQTAGVLPASSNRVSNSEKANATVASNKLEASFGGASISGPKPENQDACVAKIPEPWTRYYKGVVAILADGLSSAENAKVAAQISVTQFVEDYYATPESWSVNKSTAQVAKSLNNWLFQQGKQTGSYACTLSTLIIKSRVAHLFHVGDSRIYRLRGGQLRQLTRDHVQIRGKQKNHLTRALGVDSNLELDYSTHAVETGDLFMLTSDGVHDALSEQQLIQLLQLEFKGLEEHANAIVNAAELAGSDDNISAMLVSVDNVPSAELDESRAQLLHLPIPPVMTIGNKIDQYRISEILHTSPRSHVYLVEELNQQGDNSGTVRILKAPDRSMTDDNEYFAGFAREEWVGRVVSNPHIMRTFEPAGTRRFRYLIAEYVPGITLRQWMDQHPHPPIQQVVRMLEKLAKALRALRRYEMVHRDLKPENIIVTANEQLKLVDFGTVQSAEQLEQNEKNTSPVGSVQYIAPEYLVGETGKHRSDIFSFAVIAYEMLSGKLPYKPARREQVAQRHYADWHYQNIQHYRNDMPDWLDAALEQGCKPKPHQRYQSLSEFIHDLQHANPTLRASYTAKPLIERNPVRFWQSTTLILLVVVIWQWASQLS, from the coding sequence GTGCAACAAGAACAACAAACAGCGGGGGTATTACCCGCCAGCAGCAACCGAGTTAGTAACAGCGAAAAAGCAAACGCCACTGTGGCTAGCAACAAGTTAGAGGCGTCCTTTGGGGGCGCCTCTATCTCAGGACCTAAACCGGAGAACCAAGACGCTTGTGTAGCCAAAATCCCAGAACCCTGGACCCGTTACTATAAAGGGGTTGTCGCTATTTTAGCCGATGGCCTTAGTAGCGCTGAAAATGCCAAAGTGGCAGCGCAAATCTCGGTCACGCAGTTTGTTGAAGACTACTACGCCACCCCCGAGAGCTGGTCGGTGAATAAATCGACTGCGCAAGTTGCCAAATCTCTTAACAACTGGCTGTTTCAACAAGGCAAGCAAACCGGTTCTTACGCTTGCACCCTATCTACCTTGATCATCAAATCCCGCGTTGCGCACTTATTTCATGTAGGTGACAGTCGAATATATCGCCTCCGTGGCGGCCAGCTGCGCCAGTTAACTCGCGACCATGTGCAAATTCGCGGCAAACAAAAAAACCACTTAACCCGTGCTCTGGGCGTCGACTCTAACCTTGAATTAGATTACTCCACCCACGCAGTCGAAACCGGCGATCTATTCATGCTCACCAGTGATGGCGTGCATGACGCGTTAAGCGAGCAGCAGCTCATACAGTTACTGCAACTTGAGTTTAAAGGCTTAGAAGAACACGCCAACGCCATTGTTAATGCCGCTGAATTAGCCGGCAGTGATGACAACATTAGCGCCATGTTAGTGAGCGTAGACAATGTACCAAGCGCCGAGCTAGACGAAAGTCGCGCCCAATTATTGCATTTACCTATTCCACCCGTGATGACAATAGGTAATAAGATCGACCAATATCGAATCAGTGAAATACTGCATACTAGCCCGCGTAGCCACGTTTACTTAGTAGAAGAGCTCAACCAACAGGGTGACAACAGCGGTACCGTACGAATACTTAAAGCGCCCGACCGCAGCATGACTGATGATAACGAATACTTCGCGGGTTTCGCACGAGAAGAATGGGTAGGTAGAGTGGTGAGTAACCCACATATTATGCGCACCTTTGAGCCCGCAGGCACTCGTCGTTTTCGCTACTTAATCGCTGAATACGTGCCAGGAATAACCCTACGCCAGTGGATGGACCAACATCCTCACCCGCCAATTCAGCAAGTCGTTCGAATGCTAGAAAAACTGGCTAAAGCACTTCGAGCACTGCGCCGCTACGAAATGGTGCACCGTGATTTAAAGCCTGAAAACATCATTGTGACTGCCAACGAGCAACTCAAGCTGGTCGACTTTGGCACTGTGCAATCGGCTGAGCAATTAGAACAAAATGAAAAAAACACTAGCCCAGTAGGCTCGGTGCAATACATAGCCCCTGAGTACTTAGTAGGAGAGACAGGAAAACACCGCAGTGACATTTTCTCTTTTGCGGTGATTGCTTACGAAATGCTCAGCGGTAAACTCCCCTATAAACCAGCCCGAAGAGAGCAAGTGGCACAGCGACATTACGCAGATTGGCACTACCAAAACATTCAGCACTATCGCAACGATATGCCTGATTGGCTAGACGCAGCGCTAGAACAGGGTTGTAAGCCAAAACCTCACCAGCGCTACCAAAGCCTGTCCGAGTTTATTCATGATCTACAGCATGCCAACCCAACATTGCGCGCTAGCTATACGGCTAAACCACTAATTGAGAGAAACCCCGTTCGGTTTTGGCAATCGACCACCCTGATATTACTGGTAGTTGTCATTTGGCAATGGGCCAGCCAACTTAGTTAA
- the nirD gene encoding nitrite reductase small subunit NirD, giving the protein MMSELATKTWTEVCRKSQLSPGTGVCALVNGKQVAIFWEGLTDQIFALSNYCPFGKVNMLSRGLIGDYKGELMVASPLYKQRFSLKTGQCLDDETVSIPTYPIKIEGDAIKIAA; this is encoded by the coding sequence ATGATGAGTGAATTAGCTACTAAAACTTGGACCGAAGTTTGCCGCAAATCGCAACTTAGCCCAGGAACCGGTGTGTGTGCCCTCGTTAATGGTAAACAAGTCGCCATTTTTTGGGAGGGCTTAACGGACCAAATATTTGCCTTAAGCAACTACTGCCCCTTTGGCAAAGTGAATATGCTGTCACGCGGACTGATCGGTGACTATAAAGGTGAGTTGATGGTGGCGTCGCCACTTTACAAACAACGCTTTAGCCTTAAGACTGGTCAATGTTTAGATGACGAAACCGTGTCTATCCCTACCTACCCAATAAAAATTGAAGGCGATGCGATAAAAATCGCCGCTTAA
- the rsmD gene encoding 16S rRNA (guanine(966)-N(2))-methyltransferase RsmD: MARLSSRKHSNQSNKSSNGSGQVRIIAGQWRGRKLKVLNSEGLRPTTDRVKETVFNWLSPYLHNSHCLDLFAGSGSLGFEALSRFASFTTFIEKDALATKQLKANLQLLNVSSEQANLVNTDALQWLKQRPSEAYDIVFIDPPFRCDLLIPSCDLLNQRGWLKPDALVYIEFENEALEPQFPANWTCIKSKQAGQVSYRLFQSS; this comes from the coding sequence ATGGCACGGCTTTCCTCAAGAAAACATTCAAATCAAAGCAACAAATCAAGCAACGGCAGTGGCCAAGTGCGAATAATCGCAGGCCAATGGCGAGGTCGTAAACTTAAAGTACTGAATAGCGAAGGTTTACGCCCCACAACCGATCGCGTAAAAGAAACCGTATTTAATTGGCTAAGCCCCTACTTACACAATAGCCATTGCTTGGATTTGTTTGCAGGCAGCGGCAGTCTCGGTTTTGAAGCCTTATCGCGCTTTGCCAGTTTTACCACTTTTATTGAAAAAGATGCTCTGGCAACTAAACAGTTAAAAGCCAATTTACAACTACTCAATGTGTCGAGCGAGCAAGCTAACTTAGTCAATACAGACGCCTTACAATGGCTTAAACAACGACCAAGCGAAGCTTATGATATCGTGTTTATTGATCCACCATTTCGCTGTGATTTACTGATCCCCAGCTGCGATTTGCTCAATCAGCGTGGCTGGTTAAAGCCTGATGCTTTAGTTTATATTGAGTTTGAAAACGAAGCCCTTGAACCACAATTCCCCGCTAATTGGACCTGTATAAAAAGCAAACAAGCAGGTCAAGTTAGTTATCGTCTATTCCAATCAAGTTAA
- a CDS encoding MATE family efflux transporter, whose translation MALPIFGEFMLNMSVPVFDALFLSQVSDQAAASVGAVMPWFSMAIVFFSATGIAGASLASQYMGKQNYPRANLMLAGLVILGVLAGLLCGTFFVTQANNIGQWMSLPNGMSDLAAEYLVLAGAGIGFMGLRMTLANICNAYGRSYWNTISAALMLITNILGNGILVLGWFGASPMGVTGVALASLIAWALSLSFSLVVVLFLIKVKLPLADALMQPSKSLKPILKIAVPSALEPFSYQSFVMVMNLMIVQLGETSITVRIYALNIYVYCTMMLVALGIANTMLVTQLAGAGHFDRCHQQMRQGLRWGLIAVAIVASLIFIFHQPLLGIFTNNPEVLALGLVVCLIHSINEPFRAINIISGNVLRGCGDAVFVTGNAIAVTWLFSVPLAYVMGVHFGFGLYAILLAGVVDECLRSQINWRRWKSDKWKRKLAPD comes from the coding sequence ATGGCATTGCCCATTTTTGGCGAGTTTATGCTGAATATGTCAGTGCCGGTGTTCGATGCATTATTCCTCAGCCAAGTGTCAGACCAAGCCGCGGCCTCAGTGGGTGCTGTTATGCCGTGGTTCTCTATGGCGATTGTGTTTTTCTCAGCCACAGGAATCGCTGGCGCTAGCCTTGCCTCGCAATATATGGGTAAACAAAACTATCCCCGCGCCAACTTAATGCTGGCAGGCTTAGTGATTCTAGGTGTGTTAGCTGGGCTACTCTGCGGCACCTTCTTTGTGACTCAGGCTAATAATATCGGCCAATGGATGAGTTTACCCAATGGCATGAGTGACTTAGCCGCCGAATACTTAGTATTGGCCGGTGCCGGTATTGGCTTTATGGGTTTAAGAATGACCCTCGCCAATATTTGCAACGCCTATGGGCGCTCTTATTGGAACACTATTTCAGCAGCACTCATGCTAATCACCAACATCTTAGGAAATGGCATATTAGTTTTAGGCTGGTTTGGCGCTTCACCTATGGGCGTAACGGGTGTGGCTTTAGCCAGCTTGATAGCCTGGGCCTTGAGTTTAAGCTTTAGCTTAGTGGTTGTGCTGTTCTTGATTAAAGTGAAACTGCCTTTAGCTGACGCGCTAATGCAGCCAAGCAAAAGCTTAAAGCCAATTCTGAAAATCGCCGTTCCGTCTGCGCTAGAACCATTTTCTTACCAAAGCTTTGTGATGGTGATGAACTTGATGATTGTGCAATTAGGTGAAACCTCGATTACCGTGCGCATATATGCGCTAAACATCTACGTTTATTGCACCATGATGTTAGTTGCACTTGGTATCGCCAATACCATGTTAGTCACACAATTGGCAGGTGCAGGACACTTTGATCGCTGCCACCAGCAAATGCGCCAAGGCTTACGCTGGGGGTTAATTGCGGTCGCCATTGTTGCCAGCTTGATTTTTATATTTCATCAACCCTTATTAGGAATATTTACCAATAACCCCGAGGTACTCGCTCTGGGTCTAGTCGTTTGCCTGATTCATAGTATTAATGAGCCCTTTCGAGCGATAAACATTATCAGCGGCAACGTATTACGCGGTTGTGGTGACGCAGTATTTGTTACAGGCAACGCAATTGCAGTCACTTGGCTATTTTCGGTGCCTTTAGCCTATGTCATGGGCGTACATTTTGGCTTTGGTTTGTACGCCATTTTACTCGCAGGGGTAGTGGATGAATGCTTACGCAGCCAGATAAATTGGCGCCGCTGGAAGAGTGACAAATGGAAGCGAAAGCTCGCACCCGATTAA